Proteins from one Nicotiana tabacum cultivar K326 chromosome 23, ASM71507v2, whole genome shotgun sequence genomic window:
- the LOC107762085 gene encoding uncharacterized protein LOC107762085 codes for MDAIALVQHFGKPDIIFTMTYNPSWPEIKEHLLATDETQNRPDLVSRVFRAKVEKMKTDILKRNIFGKVAAFMYTIEFQKRGLPHAHFLIILTDDYKLVTPEAYDKFVSAELPDPDANSCLHKLVIKYMMYGPCGYLNPTNSCMNKKRECKFKYPKSFADNTRKGKDSYPVYRRRNTSKSVKITNIEIDEIKKYQSARWVSPPEAMWLLFAFPISEMTPSVYHLQLHLDGLQFVSFKKTDTLDNIVKNSMIKKTMLTEFFLMNETNKDAK; via the exons ATGGATGCCATTGCGTTAGTGCAACACTTTGGAAAGCCTGATATAATTTTTACCATGACATACAATCCTTCTTGGCCAGAAATAAAAGAGCATTTGCTCGCAACAGACGAAACTCAAAATAGGCCCGATTTAGTTAGTCGAGTATTTAGAGCGAAGGTAGAAAAGATGAAAACAGATATTTTAAAAAGAAACATATTTGGAAAAGTTGCAGCTTTTATGTACACTATAGAATTTCAAAAACGAGGTCTTCCACATGCTCATTTTCTTATCATACTTACTGATGACTATAAATTAGTGACACCTGAAGCTTATGACAAGTTTGTCTCTGCTGAGCTACCTGATCCTGATGCAAACTCTTGCTTACATAAACTTGTTATTAAAtatatgatgtatgggccttgtGGTTATTTGAATCCTacaaattcttgtatgaataaAAAAAGAGAATGCAAATTTAAGTATCCAAAGAGCTTCGCCGACAATACGAGAAAAGGAAAGGACTCATACCCAGTTTATAGAAGACGAAACACTAGCAAATCTGTGAAA ATAACAAATATAGAAATAGATGAGATAAAAAAATATCAATCTGCTAGATGGGTATCACCGCCCGAAGCTATGTGGCTCCTATTTGCCTTTCCTATCAGTGAAATGACTCCAAGTGTTTATCACCTCCAATTACATCTTGATGGACTGcaatttgtttcttttaaaaaaactgACACATTAGATAATATTGTGAAAAATTCTATGATTAAGAAGACGATGTTGACAGAATTCTTCTTGATGAATGAAACAAATAAAGATGCTAAATAG